Proteins encoded within one genomic window of Streptomyces kaniharaensis:
- a CDS encoding ABC transporter ATP-binding protein, protein MTAPGPESTAARLVRERLEISALTRRAGAGLIAVDVLVNLLLGALPVVFVVATAVLLGKVPAAMAGGLDSDAWSSLLGAFTVAAVAFIGQQVVAPVRESVGELVARRIDGRVIDDVIAASTGTTSVGPLEDPQVVEDLRTAARELETWVQSPGQACAGQLALIGRYTQLAGYAGVVGAVFSWPAAAGLVVAVMLFRYGLRGGLRKYADVRFELDGAELKNDYLRALAIDAGAAKEIRIFGLIGWLRGLWRQCYLDWLKPLWAARRRIYLWPFVWFTAWGMAVTATVMALVGRGAAGPDPELTLTDFALVVTAALSALNLGEFYRESDLPTAVGMHAYGAVRRFLARIGEDEPQPVAASTAPAEVPEPAATITFENVCFHYPGEDRMILDGLDLTLTVGRCTALVGLNGAGKTTLVKLLARLYEPTSGTIRLDGVDIRSYPVNAWRAKLGVIFQDFARYEVSAADNIAFGSVAHLDDRAGVAAVVDAVGLREALDGLPRGLDTPLARHLDGGGDLSGGQWQRVALARALFALRHGSPVLVLDEPTASLDVRAEAGFFQEFTELSRGATTLLISHRFSTVRQADRIVVLEGGRVAEQGSHDELLAADGRYARLFRLQADRFTDGTDGDAGEVAETAEADPDAETAGRAR, encoded by the coding sequence GTGACCGCCCCGGGGCCGGAGAGCACGGCCGCCCGGCTGGTCCGGGAACGCCTGGAGATCTCGGCGCTGACCCGCCGCGCGGGCGCCGGGCTGATCGCCGTCGACGTGCTGGTGAACCTGCTGCTCGGCGCCCTGCCGGTGGTGTTCGTCGTCGCCACCGCGGTGCTGCTCGGCAAGGTGCCCGCGGCGATGGCCGGCGGGCTGGACTCGGACGCCTGGAGCTCGCTGCTCGGCGCGTTCACGGTGGCCGCGGTGGCCTTCATCGGGCAGCAGGTCGTCGCGCCGGTCCGCGAGTCGGTCGGCGAGCTGGTGGCCCGGCGGATCGACGGCCGGGTGATCGACGACGTGATCGCCGCCTCGACCGGCACGACGAGCGTCGGCCCGCTGGAGGACCCGCAGGTCGTCGAGGACCTGCGGACCGCCGCGCGGGAGCTGGAGACCTGGGTGCAGAGCCCCGGCCAGGCCTGCGCTGGGCAGCTGGCGCTGATCGGCCGCTACACCCAACTCGCCGGCTACGCCGGGGTGGTGGGCGCCGTCTTTTCCTGGCCGGCCGCGGCCGGGCTGGTCGTCGCGGTCATGCTGTTCCGCTACGGGCTGCGCGGCGGCCTGCGCAAGTACGCCGACGTCCGCTTCGAACTCGACGGCGCCGAGCTCAAGAACGACTATCTGCGCGCCCTGGCGATCGACGCCGGCGCGGCCAAGGAGATCCGGATCTTCGGCCTGATCGGGTGGCTGCGCGGCCTGTGGCGGCAGTGCTACCTCGACTGGCTGAAGCCGCTGTGGGCGGCCCGCCGCCGGATCTACCTCTGGCCGTTCGTCTGGTTCACGGCCTGGGGCATGGCGGTGACCGCGACGGTGATGGCCCTGGTGGGGCGCGGCGCGGCCGGGCCGGACCCGGAGCTCACCCTCACCGACTTCGCCCTCGTGGTCACCGCGGCGCTCAGCGCGCTGAACCTCGGGGAGTTCTACCGGGAATCCGACCTTCCGACGGCCGTCGGCATGCACGCCTACGGCGCCGTCAGGCGCTTCCTGGCCCGGATCGGCGAGGACGAACCGCAGCCCGTGGCCGCTTCGACGGCCCCCGCCGAGGTGCCCGAGCCCGCCGCCACCATCACCTTCGAGAACGTGTGCTTCCACTACCCCGGCGAGGACCGGATGATCCTCGACGGGCTGGACCTCACCCTGACGGTCGGCCGGTGCACCGCCCTGGTCGGCCTCAACGGCGCGGGCAAGACCACCCTCGTCAAGCTGCTCGCCCGGCTCTACGAGCCGACCTCCGGCACGATCCGGCTGGACGGGGTGGACATCCGCTCCTACCCGGTCAACGCCTGGCGGGCCAAACTCGGCGTCATCTTCCAGGACTTCGCGCGGTACGAGGTGTCCGCGGCCGACAACATCGCCTTCGGGTCGGTCGCCCACCTCGACGACCGCGCCGGGGTGGCGGCCGTGGTGGACGCCGTCGGCCTGCGGGAGGCCCTCGACGGGCTGCCCCGCGGCCTGGACACCCCGCTCGCACGCCACCTGGACGGCGGCGGCGACCTCTCCGGCGGGCAGTGGCAGCGCGTCGCCCTCGCCCGCGCCCTGTTCGCGCTGCGGCACGGCTCGCCCGTCCTCGTCCTGGACGAGCCCACGGCGAGCCTCGACGTCCGCGCCGAGGCCGGCTTCTTCCAGGAGTTCACCGAACTGTCCCGCGGGGCCACCACCCTGCTGATCTCGCACCGCTTCTCCACCGTCCGGCAGGCCGACCGGATCGTCGTGCTCGAGGGCGGCCGGGTGGCCGAGCAGGGCAGCCACGACGAACTGCTCGCCGCCGACGGCCGGTACGCCCGCCTCTTCCGCCTCCAGGCGGACCGTTTCACGGACGGGACGGACGGGGACGCCGGCGAGGTTGCCGAGACCGCCGAGGCGGACCCCGACGCCGAGACCGCCGGGAGGGCGCGATGA
- a CDS encoding ABC transporter ATP-binding protein, with the protein MKETLTGAWRLLSIAWRVDWRKTVTAVVLMMAGAVAAPLLAAFLGLMTDAVVDGRTGDAGGYGVVVAVLAVVTLSFGNFAHVAYFELAELAELHFVEELMTLSNGYEGIEHHERPDYADLVTVLQPESRRFPNALQALFSTFGLLLAVVFTAVLLARLNPLLLLLPLAAVPPLIAGRKAEAITDRARTDTAQPTRIALNLFRLASSARFAGELRVFRMSDELRRRHAELWETTSRGLWHANTRAALVRAAGQTVFGLAYMGAMILVIREAIAGHHGVGDVVLVISLATQVNRQVASAVNLLGDLQRMAGTLRRMDTMRGLVTTAAATAPAQRPSAETAPGAGRQTPPETFTRGIELEGVDFAYPGTDTPVLTDVSLTLPAGSTVAVIGENGAGKSTLVKLLCGLYRPSRGRVLLDGTDLRQLPAEQWRERIAAGFQDFVRYELPARSTVGLGDLPRIDDDTSVRAALEKAHATDLIGQLADGLDTQLGTSYTEGAELSGGQWQKLALGRALMRETPLLLVLDEPTSALDPEAEHHLFERYAAQARTLGASTGAITLLVSHRFSTVRMADLIVVVRDGRIVETGDHTALMKAGGLYAELFELQALAYK; encoded by the coding sequence ATGAAGGAGACACTGACCGGCGCGTGGCGGCTGCTTTCGATCGCCTGGCGCGTGGACTGGCGCAAGACCGTCACCGCCGTCGTCCTGATGATGGCCGGGGCCGTCGCCGCCCCCCTGCTCGCCGCCTTCCTGGGCCTGATGACGGACGCCGTCGTCGACGGCCGGACCGGCGACGCTGGCGGGTACGGCGTGGTCGTCGCCGTCCTGGCCGTGGTGACGCTGTCGTTCGGCAACTTCGCCCACGTCGCCTACTTCGAGCTCGCCGAACTCGCCGAACTGCACTTCGTCGAGGAGCTGATGACCCTCTCCAACGGCTACGAGGGCATCGAGCACCACGAACGACCGGACTACGCCGACCTCGTGACCGTCCTCCAGCCCGAGAGCCGGCGCTTCCCGAACGCGCTCCAGGCGCTGTTCAGCACCTTCGGGCTGCTCCTGGCCGTCGTCTTCACCGCCGTCCTGCTGGCCCGGCTGAACCCGCTGCTCCTGCTGCTGCCGCTGGCCGCCGTGCCGCCGCTGATCGCCGGCCGCAAGGCCGAGGCCATCACCGACCGGGCCAGGACGGACACCGCCCAACCCACCCGGATCGCGCTCAACCTCTTCCGCCTGGCCTCCTCCGCCCGCTTCGCCGGCGAGCTGCGGGTCTTCCGGATGAGCGACGAACTGCGCCGCCGCCACGCCGAGTTGTGGGAGACCACCAGCCGCGGCCTGTGGCACGCCAACACCCGCGCCGCCTTGGTCCGCGCGGCCGGCCAGACCGTCTTCGGCCTCGCCTACATGGGCGCGATGATCCTGGTGATCCGCGAGGCGATCGCCGGCCACCACGGCGTCGGCGACGTCGTCCTGGTGATCTCGCTCGCCACCCAGGTCAACCGGCAGGTCGCCTCCGCCGTCAACCTGCTGGGCGACCTGCAGCGGATGGCCGGCACGCTGCGCCGGATGGACACCATGCGCGGCCTGGTGACCACGGCCGCGGCGACGGCGCCGGCGCAGCGGCCCTCCGCCGAGACCGCGCCCGGCGCAGGGCGGCAGACGCCGCCGGAGACGTTCACCCGCGGCATCGAGCTGGAGGGCGTCGACTTCGCCTACCCCGGCACGGACACCCCGGTGCTGACCGACGTCTCGCTGACCCTGCCCGCCGGCTCCACCGTCGCCGTCATCGGCGAGAACGGCGCGGGCAAGAGCACCCTGGTGAAGCTGCTCTGCGGGCTCTACCGGCCCTCCCGGGGGCGCGTCCTGCTCGACGGCACCGACCTGCGGCAGCTGCCGGCCGAGCAGTGGCGCGAGCGGATCGCCGCCGGCTTCCAGGACTTCGTCCGCTACGAGCTGCCCGCCCGGTCCACCGTCGGCCTCGGCGACCTGCCCCGGATCGACGACGACACGTCCGTCCGGGCGGCCCTGGAGAAGGCCCACGCCACCGACCTCATCGGCCAGTTGGCGGACGGCCTGGACACGCAGCTAGGCACCAGCTACACCGAGGGCGCCGAACTCTCCGGCGGGCAGTGGCAGAAGCTGGCCCTCGGCCGGGCGCTCATGCGCGAGACCCCGCTGCTCCTGGTGCTGGACGAACCCACCTCCGCACTCGACCCGGAGGCCGAGCACCACCTGTTCGAGCGTTACGCGGCGCAGGCGCGCACGCTCGGGGCATCGACCGGCGCGATCACGCTGCTCGTCTCGCACCGGTTCTCCACCGTCCGGATGGCGGACCTGATCGTCGTCGTCCGCGACGGCCGGATCGTCGAGACCGGGGACCACACCGCCCTGATGAAGGCCGGCGGCCTCTACGCGGAGCTGTTCGAGCTCCAGGCGCTCGCCTACAAGTAG
- a CDS encoding M28 family peptidase — translation MRRWFAVLTTLLTTVAVAGTAQPASAEDVSGDLAAARGVTARGILAHERALQRIADRHEGIRTSGTPGFDAAADYVERTLRAAGYTIQEQPFTVPLYRELAPAALNEVSPAAVTFHADTFVYSGSGDVTGQLVPTSNVVIPPTPQPSSASGCAVADFPLVPAGSVRIALIQRGGCGFGVKALNAQAAGYAAAVLFNEGQPGRDQPMSGTIGEPAAIPVVGALGYADGLALYQASQAAGGAVVHVTTHTLNDPHARTRNIIAETRGGDPDHVLLVHAELDALPSGPGINENGSGVATALEIARQLSRLRVPPHYKVRFAFFGAEETRAVRDPATGAIGRQGSYHYVNTVGPAELGKIFAAVHLDSIGSPNYVRYVFDGSGPAGSERIAELFTDEFARRGMVTDPHPPTSFVGGSDYGPLMNAGVPTGGLFGGAAEVKTEEQAGKYGGTAGKENDPCFHQACDTLDNVNRQALAEFGAVAWAVVKRLAAEGLPGRV, via the coding sequence TTGCGAAGATGGTTCGCTGTCCTGACCACCCTGCTCACCACGGTCGCCGTCGCGGGGACGGCACAGCCGGCGAGCGCCGAGGACGTCTCCGGTGACCTCGCCGCGGCCCGGGGCGTGACGGCCCGGGGCATCCTCGCCCACGAACGCGCGCTCCAGCGCATCGCCGACCGCCACGAGGGCATCCGCACCTCCGGGACTCCCGGCTTCGACGCGGCCGCCGACTACGTCGAGCGGACCCTGCGGGCCGCGGGGTACACGATCCAGGAGCAGCCCTTCACCGTCCCGCTCTACCGGGAGCTGGCGCCCGCGGCGCTGAACGAGGTCTCCCCCGCGGCCGTGACCTTCCACGCCGACACGTTCGTCTACTCGGGCAGCGGGGACGTGACCGGCCAACTGGTCCCGACGAGCAACGTCGTCATCCCGCCGACGCCGCAGCCGAGTTCGGCCTCCGGGTGCGCCGTCGCGGACTTCCCGCTGGTGCCGGCCGGCAGCGTCCGCATCGCCCTGATCCAGCGCGGCGGCTGCGGCTTCGGCGTCAAGGCGCTCAACGCCCAGGCGGCCGGCTACGCGGCGGCGGTGCTCTTCAACGAGGGCCAGCCGGGCCGGGACCAGCCGATGTCCGGCACCATCGGCGAGCCCGCGGCGATACCCGTGGTGGGCGCGCTGGGCTACGCCGACGGACTCGCGCTCTACCAGGCGTCCCAGGCCGCCGGCGGTGCGGTCGTCCACGTGACCACCCACACGCTGAACGACCCCCACGCGCGCACCAGGAACATCATCGCGGAGACCCGGGGCGGAGACCCGGACCACGTCCTGCTGGTGCACGCCGAACTCGACGCGCTGCCCAGCGGGCCGGGCATCAACGAGAACGGCAGCGGCGTGGCCACCGCCCTGGAGATCGCCCGGCAGCTCTCCCGCCTGCGGGTGCCGCCGCATTACAAGGTCCGGTTCGCCTTCTTCGGCGCCGAGGAGACGCGCGCGGTGCGCGACCCCGCCACCGGCGCGATCGGGCGGCAGGGGTCGTACCACTACGTGAACACGGTCGGCCCGGCCGAACTCGGGAAGATCTTCGCGGCGGTGCACCTCGACTCGATCGGCTCGCCGAACTACGTCCGCTACGTCTTCGACGGCAGCGGCCCGGCCGGGTCGGAGCGGATCGCCGAGCTGTTCACCGACGAGTTCGCCAGGCGCGGCATGGTCACCGACCCGCACCCGCCCACCAGTTTCGTCGGCGGGTCCGACTACGGCCCCCTGATGAACGCCGGCGTCCCGACCGGCGGCCTGTTCGGCGGCGCCGCCGAGGTCAAGACCGAGGAACAGGCCGGGAAGTACGGCGGCACGGCGGGCAAGGAGAACGATCCCTGCTTCCACCAGGCCTGCGACACGCTCGACAACGTCAACCGGCAGGCGCTGGCGGAGTTCGGCGCCGTCGCGTGGGCCGTCGTCAAGCGGCTCGCCGCGGAAGGCCTGCCCGGCCGGGTCTGA
- a CDS encoding YciI family protein → MKFMLFVCVDRAAYEREPQEPVEPDEPMPWADELDAAGIRLHGDELSPYHAATTVRLRGGEVVLGDGPFAETKEVIAGYDIIDCADLKEAIDIASRHPVAERGVIEIRPFRG, encoded by the coding sequence ATGAAGTTCATGCTCTTCGTCTGTGTCGACCGGGCCGCCTACGAGCGCGAGCCGCAGGAGCCGGTCGAGCCCGACGAGCCGATGCCCTGGGCCGACGAGCTGGACGCAGCCGGCATCCGGCTGCACGGCGACGAGCTGAGCCCCTACCACGCGGCCACCACCGTCCGTCTGCGCGGCGGCGAGGTCGTGCTCGGCGACGGACCGTTCGCGGAGACCAAGGAGGTCATCGCCGGTTACGACATCATCGACTGCGCCGACCTGAAGGAGGCGATCGACATCGCCTCCCGCCACCCGGTCGCCGAGCGGGGCGTGATCGAGATCCGGCCGTTCCGGGGGTGA
- a CDS encoding RNA polymerase sigma factor, which produces MSVESAVAATFRAEWARVVATLIRTTGDWNLAEECAQEAFAQALARWPQDGVPARPGAWIVTTARNRAIDRLRRRKVEAVKLQQIAVDLRHAEERLPAEPSGIGDDRLRLMFTCCHPALPLVSRVALTLRTLAGLTTAEIARACLVSEQTMAKRLVRGKEKIRHSRIPYQVPGAELLPQRLPGVLAVLYLLFNEGYAASTGADLLRPDLCGEAIRLARLLARLMPDQPEVLGLNALMLLHHARRDARVSENGELVPLADQDRARWRRAEIDEGVALLESALDLGEVGHYQLQATIAACHATADSEADTDWAAIAHLYGRLAGLAPSPVVELNRAVAVAMAEGPAAGLALVDELSNGRELNGYHLLPAVRADLLRRLNRWEEAAQAYRSALDLATSDTERKYLARRIAEVGACAG; this is translated from the coding sequence GTGAGCGTCGAGTCGGCGGTCGCGGCCACCTTTCGGGCCGAATGGGCCCGGGTGGTCGCGACGTTGATCCGCACCACCGGCGACTGGAACCTCGCCGAGGAATGCGCGCAGGAGGCCTTCGCGCAGGCGCTCGCCCGATGGCCGCAGGACGGCGTTCCCGCCCGCCCGGGCGCGTGGATCGTCACCACCGCCCGCAACCGGGCGATCGACCGGCTGCGCCGCCGCAAGGTCGAGGCCGTCAAGCTCCAGCAGATCGCCGTGGACCTGCGCCACGCGGAGGAACGCCTGCCCGCCGAGCCGAGCGGCATCGGGGACGACCGCCTCCGGCTCATGTTCACCTGCTGCCACCCCGCGCTGCCGCTGGTCTCCCGGGTCGCCCTGACCCTGCGCACCCTGGCCGGCCTGACCACCGCCGAGATCGCCCGCGCCTGCCTCGTCTCCGAGCAGACCATGGCCAAGCGCCTGGTGCGCGGCAAGGAGAAGATCCGCCACTCCCGCATCCCGTACCAGGTGCCCGGCGCGGAACTGCTGCCGCAGCGGCTGCCCGGCGTCCTCGCCGTGCTGTACCTGCTGTTCAACGAGGGCTACGCCGCCTCCACCGGCGCCGACCTGCTGCGGCCCGACCTGTGCGGCGAGGCGATCCGGCTCGCCCGGCTGCTCGCCCGGCTGATGCCCGACCAGCCCGAGGTGCTCGGCCTCAACGCGCTGATGCTGCTCCACCACGCCCGCCGGGACGCCCGGGTCAGCGAGAACGGCGAACTCGTCCCGCTCGCCGACCAGGACCGCGCCCGCTGGCGGCGAGCGGAGATCGACGAGGGCGTCGCCCTGCTGGAGTCCGCCCTGGACCTCGGCGAGGTCGGCCACTACCAGCTGCAGGCCACCATCGCCGCCTGCCACGCGACCGCGGACTCCGAGGCGGACACCGACTGGGCGGCCATCGCCCATCTGTACGGGCGCCTCGCCGGGCTCGCGCCGTCGCCTGTCGTGGAGCTGAACCGGGCGGTGGCCGTCGCGATGGCCGAGGGGCCGGCGGCCGGCCTGGCGCTGGTCGACGAGCTCTCCAACGGCCGCGAGCTCAACGGCTACCACCTGCTGCCCGCCGTCCGGGCGGACCTGCTGCGCAGGCTCAACCGCTGGGAGGAGGCCGCCCAGGCGTACCGTAGCGCTCTCGACCTGGCCACCAGCGACACCGAGCGCAAGTACCTCGCCCGCCGCATCGCCGAGGTCGGCGCCTGCGCCGGGTGA
- a CDS encoding SgcJ/EcaC family oxidoreductase, whose product MTGQPLAAKFHGPDFALVVTQGGVLAPGETEVAGERAIRATWMLARQDGGWLIAGYQNTPIHAG is encoded by the coding sequence GTGACCGGCCAGCCGCTGGCGGCGAAGTTCCACGGGCCGGACTTCGCCCTCGTGGTCACCCAGGGCGGCGTGCTCGCCCCGGGCGAGACCGAGGTCGCCGGCGAGCGGGCGATCCGGGCGACCTGGATGCTGGCCCGGCAGGACGGCGGCTGGCTGATCGCCGGCTACCAGAACACCCCGATCCACGCGGGCTGA
- a CDS encoding IS110 family RNA-guided transposase, which produces MSGSHERIWVGIDAGKGHHWAVAVDAEGRTLFSTKVINDEGQILQLIGAAREKADEVRWAVDISGRASALLLALLIADGQQVVYVPGRTVNRMTGAYRGEGKTDAKDALVIADQARMRRDFAPIETPPELVSTLQLLTGYRRDLIADRVRLINRLRDLLVGICPALERAFDYSAAKGPVVMLTEYQTPAALRRIGVKRLTTWLDRRRVRNAADVAVKAVEAAQSQLTALPGEVRAAKLVCDLAHQLLALDERIKDNDREIRKTFRTDERAEIIESLPGMGPILGAEFVAIAGDLSGYRDAGRLASHAGLAPVPRDSGRRTGNYHRPKRYNRRLRWLFYMSAQSSMMRPGPSRDYYLKKRAEGLIHTQALLALARRRVNVLWAMLRDKREFTSVPPVTQTA; this is translated from the coding sequence TTGAGCGGGTCGCACGAGCGGATATGGGTCGGCATCGACGCCGGCAAGGGGCATCACTGGGCGGTGGCGGTCGACGCCGAGGGCCGGACGCTGTTCTCGACCAAGGTGATCAACGACGAGGGCCAGATCCTCCAACTCATCGGGGCGGCCCGGGAGAAGGCCGATGAGGTGCGCTGGGCGGTGGACATCTCCGGCAGGGCCAGCGCGCTGCTGCTGGCCCTGCTGATCGCCGACGGCCAGCAGGTCGTCTACGTGCCCGGCCGTACCGTCAATCGCATGACAGGCGCCTACCGCGGCGAGGGTAAGACCGACGCCAAGGACGCCCTGGTCATCGCCGACCAGGCTCGCATGCGCCGAGACTTCGCCCCGATCGAGACGCCGCCGGAACTGGTGTCCACGCTGCAGTTGCTGACCGGCTACCGGCGCGACCTGATCGCCGACCGCGTCCGGCTGATCAACCGGCTGCGGGACCTGCTGGTGGGTATCTGCCCGGCCCTGGAACGGGCCTTCGACTACTCGGCGGCCAAGGGCCCGGTCGTGATGCTGACCGAGTACCAGACCCCGGCCGCCCTGCGGCGGATCGGCGTCAAGCGGCTGACCACCTGGCTGGATCGGCGCAGGGTGCGCAACGCCGCCGACGTCGCCGTCAAGGCCGTGGAGGCCGCCCAGTCCCAGCTCACCGCCCTGCCCGGCGAGGTTCGTGCCGCCAAACTGGTCTGCGACCTGGCCCACCAGCTCCTCGCCCTGGACGAGCGGATCAAGGACAACGACCGGGAGATCCGGAAGACCTTCCGCACCGACGAACGCGCCGAGATCATCGAGTCCCTGCCCGGCATGGGCCCCATCCTGGGCGCCGAGTTCGTCGCCATCGCCGGCGACCTGTCCGGCTACCGGGACGCCGGCCGCCTGGCCTCGCATGCCGGCCTCGCGCCGGTGCCCCGCGACTCCGGGCGCCGGACCGGCAACTATCACCGGCCCAAGCGCTACAACCGCCGTCTGCGCTGGCTGTTCTACATGTCCGCGCAGTCCTCGATGATGCGTCCGGGCCCATCGCGGGACTACTACCTCAAGAAGCGCGCCGAGGGGCTGATCCATACTCAGGCCCTGCTCGCGCTCGCCCGCCGCCGAGTGAACGTCCTGTGGGCGATGCTGCGTGACAAGAGGGAGTTCACCTCCGTCCCACCCGTCACGCAGACGGCTTGA
- a CDS encoding TIGR03084 family metal-binding protein, whose protein sequence is MADPQDVIAALSAEGAEVDRLVADLDDEQWRLPTPAPGWTIAHQIAHLSATFKMAGTAAGEPDAFRAVASRIGGDFNGAVQTALLPYLAEPPERLYALWQAERAAAEKALAEVPAGQVVPWLVRPLPAPVLAAAGMMELFAHGQDIADTLGVARRHTDRLRPLVEFAVRVWDFGYQARQLTPPDKEFRFEITAPSGALWAYGPVDATDRVTGPAEDFCLLVTRRRHRDDLAVTATGADAQHWMDIAQAYRGPAGEGRTPGQFAGR, encoded by the coding sequence ATGGCGGACCCGCAGGACGTGATCGCGGCGCTGAGCGCCGAGGGTGCCGAGGTCGACCGGCTCGTGGCGGACCTGGACGACGAGCAGTGGCGCCTGCCCACCCCGGCACCGGGCTGGACCATCGCCCACCAGATCGCCCATCTGTCGGCGACCTTCAAGATGGCCGGTACGGCGGCGGGGGAGCCGGACGCCTTCCGGGCGGTCGCCTCCCGGATCGGCGGCGACTTCAACGGGGCGGTGCAGACCGCGCTGCTCCCGTACCTGGCCGAGCCGCCGGAGCGGCTCTACGCCCTCTGGCAGGCCGAACGGGCGGCGGCGGAGAAGGCGTTGGCGGAGGTGCCGGCCGGGCAGGTGGTGCCCTGGCTGGTGCGGCCGCTCCCGGCGCCGGTGCTGGCCGCCGCGGGGATGATGGAGCTGTTCGCCCACGGCCAGGACATCGCGGACACCCTCGGGGTCGCCCGCCGGCACACCGACCGGCTCCGGCCGCTGGTGGAATTCGCCGTCCGGGTCTGGGACTTCGGCTACCAGGCGCGGCAACTCACGCCGCCCGACAAGGAGTTCCGGTTCGAGATCACGGCTCCGTCCGGCGCGCTCTGGGCGTACGGCCCGGTCGACGCGACGGACCGGGTGACCGGGCCGGCCGAGGACTTCTGCCTGCTGGTGACCAGGCGCCGGCACCGTGACGACCTCGCGGTGACCGCCACGGGCGCCGACGCACAGCACTGGATGGACATCGCGCAGGCCTACCGCGGGCCCGCCGGGGAGGGCCGCACCCCCGGGCAGTTCGCCGGCCGGTAG
- a CDS encoding copper resistance CopC family protein — protein MTLAPARPARRAGGSAPPAVRSFQRRMATGVAALVVLLVAVGWLSSSEPVRLKAATPADGGSVQSPPAEVALAFTGELRPRSVFVRVTGENGVAVDGSAPRVDGQRVITPVSISRTGAYLVTYRLALAGGGEVSGVTGFSVGSGAAGPQGDTGAVSGPSGHGAHDHGVDGPWNIALLCLDALLLPGAVLLMIRRPRVRRGRARPKARSDP, from the coding sequence ATGACGCTCGCTCCGGCCCGCCCCGCCCGCCGTGCCGGGGGGAGCGCGCCACCCGCCGTGCGCTCCTTCCAGCGGCGGATGGCCACCGGCGTCGCCGCGCTGGTGGTGCTGCTCGTCGCGGTCGGCTGGCTCAGCTCCTCGGAGCCGGTCCGGCTGAAGGCGGCCACGCCGGCCGACGGCGGCTCGGTGCAGTCGCCGCCCGCCGAGGTGGCGCTGGCGTTCACCGGTGAGCTCCGGCCGAGGAGCGTCTTCGTCCGGGTGACCGGCGAGAACGGCGTCGCGGTCGACGGCAGCGCCCCCCGGGTGGACGGGCAACGGGTGATCACCCCGGTGTCGATCTCCCGGACGGGCGCCTACCTGGTCACCTACCGGCTCGCCCTCGCCGGCGGCGGGGAGGTCTCGGGGGTGACCGGCTTCTCGGTGGGCTCCGGCGCCGCCGGGCCGCAGGGCGACACCGGAGCCGTCTCCGGGCCCTCCGGCCACGGCGCCCACGACCACGGCGTCGACGGCCCGTGGAACATCGCGCTGCTCTGCCTGGACGCCCTGCTCCTGCCCGGGGCCGTCCTGCTGATGATCCGCCGCCCTCGGGTGCGTCGCGGCCGCGCCCGCCCAAAGGCCCGCTCCGACCCCTGA
- a CDS encoding TetR/AcrR family transcriptional regulator: MSPRRRDPAARPALLDIAARLLTEEGPRALSARRIAAEAGSSTMALYTHFGGMNGLVRATVHEGFTRLQRHFDRVRRTTDPVADLTVLGFAYRCNALDNPHLYGVMFGGALLGGFSIGEEDRQHGRYTLTGVVQCAARCIEAGRFRASDPALVAHQMWSAVHGLVTLELGGYLLPPWNAESCLLAQLTALMVGLGDTPSNAAASVASALLRMPGEVMAHDDSRAPEPDAAHDARPGTRDAVG; this comes from the coding sequence ATGAGTCCCCGTCGCCGCGATCCCGCCGCCCGCCCGGCCCTGCTCGACATCGCCGCCCGGCTGCTCACTGAGGAGGGGCCCAGAGCGCTCTCCGCACGGCGGATCGCCGCCGAGGCGGGCAGCTCGACGATGGCCCTCTACACCCACTTCGGCGGGATGAACGGCCTGGTGCGCGCCACCGTGCACGAGGGGTTCACCCGGCTCCAGCGGCACTTCGACCGGGTCCGCCGCACGACCGACCCGGTCGCCGACCTCACCGTCCTGGGCTTCGCCTACCGCTGCAACGCGCTCGACAACCCGCACCTGTACGGGGTGATGTTCGGCGGGGCGCTGCTGGGCGGGTTCTCGATCGGCGAGGAGGATCGCCAGCACGGCCGGTACACGCTGACCGGGGTGGTGCAGTGCGCCGCCCGTTGCATCGAGGCGGGCCGCTTCCGCGCGTCGGACCCGGCCCTGGTGGCCCACCAGATGTGGTCCGCCGTGCACGGCCTGGTCACCCTCGAACTGGGCGGCTACCTCCTGCCGCCCTGGAACGCCGAGAGCTGCCTGCTCGCGCAACTGACGGCCCTGATGGTCGGTCTCGGCGACACCCCGTCCAACGCCGCCGCCTCGGTGGCCTCCGCCCTCCTGCGGATGCCGGGCGAGGTCATGGCCCACGACGACAGCCGCGCACCGGAGCCTGACGCCGCTCATGACGCCCGGCCGGGCACGCGGGACGCGGTGGGCTGA